A genomic region of Haladaptatus sp. R4 contains the following coding sequences:
- a CDS encoding bacteriophage holin, with protein MTDKLDVRAFAVGGGVMWSLYVMLDAWIARFGWGDETVETLSSLYIGYRPTFLGGLVGAAWGFMDGALAGAIVATVYNALAREEEP; from the coding sequence ATGACGGACAAACTCGACGTTCGCGCGTTCGCGGTCGGTGGCGGGGTGATGTGGTCACTGTACGTGATGCTGGACGCGTGGATAGCACGGTTCGGGTGGGGCGACGAAACGGTCGAGACGCTCTCATCGCTGTACATCGGTTATCGACCGACGTTCCTCGGGGGACTCGTCGGCGCAGCGTGGGGGTTCATGGACGGCGCGCTCGCGGGAGCCATCGTCGCGACGGTGTACAACGCCCTCGCCCGCGAAGAAGAACCTTGA
- a CDS encoding DUF4149 domain-containing protein, producing the protein MSLLGTGLLVVADAALGIWLGSIVFFSFIGAPTTFDVLDDDAGQVVNAIFPKYYAFGLGLGFVAFGAAVIGNATGAFDGLVAAALAIVGVVLNGYARWVLIPKMEAAGDDAFAQYHKQSIVLNGVTMLAVAGGIVAIVAATV; encoded by the coding sequence ATGAGCCTTCTCGGAACCGGACTCCTCGTCGTCGCGGACGCGGCGCTGGGGATTTGGCTCGGGAGCATCGTCTTTTTCTCGTTCATCGGTGCGCCGACGACATTCGACGTGCTCGACGACGACGCCGGGCAGGTCGTCAACGCCATCTTCCCGAAATACTACGCCTTCGGGCTTGGACTGGGGTTCGTCGCGTTCGGCGCGGCCGTCATCGGGAACGCGACGGGCGCGTTCGACGGTCTCGTCGCCGCCGCGCTCGCCATCGTCGGCGTCGTTCTGAACGGCTACGCCCGCTGGGTGCTCATCCCGAAAATGGAGGCGGCGGGCGACGACGCCTTCGCACAGTACCACAAGCAATCCATCGTCCTGAACGGCGTCACGATGCTCGCCGTGGCGGGCGGCATCGTCGCAATCGTGGCCGCGACGGTCTGA
- a CDS encoding acetate--CoA ligase family protein codes for MGDTVLTDLFAPSRVAVVGATESEGSIGRAIVTNLRDEFDGETVPVNPNYDSVFGLDCYPDLASAPDIDLAVVVVPPHVAVDVVRGAGEAGIKNVVVITAGFGETGSEGASRERELQEIADEYDLNLVGPNSLGVMSTPVGMNATFGPENALPGSMSFMSQSGAFITAVLDWANDEGLGFKDVVSLGNKAVLSETDFIRAWGEDPETDVILGYLEGVEDGGAFIETAREVTQTTPIVMVKSGRTDAGAQAVSSHTGTLAGSDRAYEAGLEQAGVLRVDSVQGLFDFSQILAGQPLPERDDVAIITNAGGPGVMTTDAVGDSTLSLASFTDETLDALAEALPEEANIYNPIDAIGDAGLDRFREAIDIALGDENVGTAVVLAAPTAVIDYGELAEVTVELQEKHGKPVAAALMGGERTEAAADVLHEGGIPNYFDPARAVRSLDALTTYRDISEREYEAPTTFDVDRERAEEILLRAKERGDNRLGVEAMDLLDAYGIPTPESAIADSPEDAMTAAREIEGDVVMKIVSPDILHKSDIGGVKVGVADDEVEDAYEDLVTRARNYQPDATILGVQVQAMVDLDSGTETIIGMNRDPQFGPLLLFGLGGIFVEIIEDTTFRVAPISEREASEMVNDIEAAPLLRGARGREPADIDAVVECVQRLSQLVTDFPAILELDVNPLVATPDGARAIDIRLTVDTDEL; via the coding sequence ATGGGTGACACCGTACTCACAGACCTTTTCGCGCCGTCTCGTGTCGCCGTCGTGGGAGCCACCGAGAGCGAGGGCTCCATCGGTCGCGCAATCGTGACCAACCTCCGCGACGAGTTCGACGGCGAGACGGTGCCCGTGAATCCGAACTACGATTCGGTGTTCGGACTGGACTGCTACCCGGACCTCGCGTCCGCGCCGGACATCGACCTCGCGGTCGTGGTCGTCCCGCCGCACGTCGCGGTGGACGTGGTTCGCGGGGCGGGCGAAGCCGGTATCAAAAACGTCGTGGTCATCACCGCCGGGTTCGGCGAGACCGGGAGCGAGGGAGCGTCGCGGGAGCGCGAGTTACAGGAGATAGCGGACGAATACGACCTGAACCTCGTCGGCCCGAACAGCCTCGGAGTGATGAGCACGCCGGTCGGCATGAACGCGACGTTCGGGCCGGAAAACGCGCTCCCGGGGTCGATGTCCTTCATGAGCCAGTCGGGGGCGTTCATCACGGCCGTCCTCGACTGGGCCAACGACGAGGGACTCGGGTTCAAGGACGTGGTGTCGCTCGGCAACAAGGCCGTGCTGAGCGAGACGGACTTCATCCGCGCGTGGGGCGAGGACCCTGAAACGGACGTGATACTGGGTTACCTCGAAGGCGTCGAGGACGGTGGGGCGTTCATCGAAACGGCCCGCGAGGTCACCCAAACCACGCCGATTGTAATGGTTAAATCCGGGCGCACCGACGCCGGGGCGCAGGCCGTCTCCTCGCACACCGGAACGCTGGCCGGGAGCGACCGGGCGTACGAGGCCGGACTCGAACAGGCGGGCGTCCTGCGGGTCGATTCGGTCCAAGGGCTGTTCGACTTCTCCCAGATTCTGGCGGGCCAGCCCCTGCCCGAACGGGATGACGTGGCGATCATCACGAACGCGGGCGGACCGGGGGTGATGACCACCGACGCGGTGGGGGATTCGACCCTCTCGCTGGCGTCGTTCACGGACGAAACACTGGATGCGCTCGCCGAGGCGTTACCCGAGGAGGCGAACATCTACAACCCGATCGACGCCATCGGTGACGCCGGTCTCGACCGCTTCCGCGAGGCCATCGACATCGCGCTCGGCGACGAGAACGTCGGGACTGCGGTCGTGCTCGCCGCGCCGACGGCCGTCATCGACTACGGCGAACTCGCCGAGGTCACCGTCGAACTGCAGGAGAAACACGGCAAGCCGGTCGCTGCGGCGCTGATGGGCGGCGAACGGACGGAAGCCGCGGCGGACGTCCTCCACGAGGGCGGGATTCCGAACTACTTCGACCCGGCCCGCGCGGTTCGGAGTCTGGACGCGCTCACCACGTACCGCGACATCAGCGAGCGCGAGTACGAGGCACCGACGACCTTCGACGTGGATCGGGAACGCGCCGAGGAGATTCTCCTGCGGGCGAAGGAACGCGGCGATAATCGCCTCGGCGTGGAGGCGATGGACCTCCTCGATGCGTACGGCATCCCGACCCCCGAAAGCGCCATCGCGGATTCGCCGGAGGACGCGATGACGGCCGCGAGGGAGATAGAGGGGGACGTCGTGATGAAGATAGTCAGTCCCGACATCCTGCACAAATCCGACATCGGCGGGGTGAAAGTCGGCGTCGCGGACGACGAGGTGGAGGACGCCTACGAGGACCTCGTGACGCGGGCCAGAAACTACCAACCCGACGCGACGATTTTGGGCGTGCAGGTGCAGGCGATGGTGGACCTCGATTCGGGGACCGAAACCATCATCGGGATGAACCGCGACCCGCAGTTCGGTCCGTTGTTGCTGTTCGGACTGGGCGGCATCTTCGTGGAGATTATCGAGGACACCACCTTCCGCGTCGCGCCGATCAGCGAGCGCGAGGCGAGCGAGATGGTGAACGACATCGAGGCCGCACCGTTGCTGCGCGGTGCGCGGGGACGCGAACCGGCCGACATCGACGCCGTCGTCGAGTGCGTGCAACGGCTCTCGCAACTCGTCACCGACTTCCCCGCGATTCTGGAACTGGACGTGAATCCACTCGTCGCCACCCCGGACGGCGCACGAGCGATCGACATTCGACTGACCGTGGATACGGACGAACTATGA
- a CDS encoding phosphotransacetylase family protein produces MNTILVTATEESTGKTAVALALARLAQERGLSVGYMKPKGTRLQSNVGKTLDEDPMLARELLGLDAEVHEMEPVVYSPTFIEGAIRGRESPDELREEIRTNFDSIAEGHDVMIVEGGGDLTTGGIVGLTDPEIAELLDAEVLLLSGYETPADVDELLAAVDDIGDRLAGVLFNAVSNTNFDPLDTDVVPFLEGRGIPVLGVVPRQQDLAGITVGDLAEELNAEVLTRADTDEFVERFLVGAMSGDKALRYLRRTRDAALVTGGDRPDLQTVALEAPGVKCLILTGGFRPPGAVIGKAEEKGVPIMLVQADTLTTIDRAEDVIRSGRTRNEETVERMGELLHDHADVGALLDGKGSDEE; encoded by the coding sequence ATGAACACGATACTCGTCACCGCAACCGAAGAAAGTACAGGCAAGACCGCCGTCGCCCTCGCGCTGGCACGACTCGCACAGGAGCGTGGGCTGTCGGTGGGCTACATGAAACCGAAGGGGACCCGCCTCCAGAGCAACGTCGGCAAGACGCTGGACGAGGACCCGATGCTGGCCCGCGAACTCCTCGGCCTCGACGCCGAGGTACACGAGATGGAACCCGTCGTCTACTCGCCGACGTTCATCGAGGGAGCGATTCGCGGCCGCGAATCGCCGGACGAACTCCGCGAGGAGATTCGAACGAACTTCGACTCGATAGCCGAGGGCCACGACGTGATGATCGTCGAAGGCGGCGGCGACCTCACGACCGGTGGCATCGTCGGTCTCACCGATCCGGAAATCGCGGAACTGCTCGACGCGGAGGTACTGCTCCTTTCGGGCTACGAGACACCGGCCGACGTGGACGAGTTGCTCGCCGCCGTGGACGACATCGGCGACCGACTCGCGGGTGTGCTGTTCAACGCGGTGTCGAATACGAACTTCGACCCGCTCGATACGGACGTCGTCCCGTTCCTCGAAGGGAGGGGGATTCCGGTGCTCGGCGTCGTCCCGCGCCAGCAGGACCTCGCCGGAATCACGGTCGGCGACCTCGCCGAGGAACTCAACGCCGAGGTGCTCACGCGGGCGGACACCGACGAGTTCGTCGAACGCTTCCTCGTCGGCGCGATGAGCGGCGACAAGGCGCTTCGTTATCTCCGCCGGACGCGGGACGCCGCCCTCGTGACGGGCGGCGACCGTCCGGACTTGCAGACCGTCGCGCTCGAAGCGCCCGGCGTGAAGTGTCTCATCCTGACGGGTGGATTCCGTCCGCCGGGTGCCGTCATCGGAAAGGCGGAGGAGAAGGGCGTCCCGATCATGCTCGTACAGGCCGACACGCTGACGACCATCGACCGCGCCGAGGACGTGATTCGAAGCGGACGCACTCGAAACGAGGAGACGGTCGAGCGGATGGGCGAACTGCTCCACGACCACGCCGACGTGGGCGCGCTCCTCGACGGTAAAGGGAGTGACGAGGAGTAA
- a CDS encoding glycoside hydrolase family 2 protein, which produces MSEKIEERRAEQTSKIGASRREFLQATGVATFAAATAANGAIGIAAADSSLGPETASGPGRVGNLADYIADPGLFEQGTEPTHATAAVPFGSVRAAMDADEPFTKLEERFAESEYVELLDGKWDFRFYTHPASRPESYDGVTDWEKVDVPGCWQTQGYDQLIYLNNSITWEGYDPALDGNLDPRYDIEIPDTNPTGTYRRSVSVPSNWDGREVFLHFAAVKQAYFVWVDDQYVGFHEGSMTPGEFDITEHVSAGSDHTVTVQAYRFSDGEAMETNDMFRFSGIHRSVYLFATPKVHVRDFYVRSGLDDEYEDGHLRIDAEIANYDEDPAGRYAVRAHLFDPDGRRVKSLWDGVRVDSDGGTVTLETDVGKPEQWSAEHPNLYTVGLELVRHGRTTEAMTDKIGFRTYETTRGKSGAQVLVNGRPVNIRGVNRPEGDPKTGRAVRLETLKTDLTLMKRNNIDAIRNSHYPNDPTFYRLADEYGIYVADEVDVETHWWQGLAANTEAYHDAMVERFRRMVLRDRNHASIFAWSTGNEAGTGNEHLNMAALAMDSKEYLPEDTSDVAGVSASNPTTARCTDSRPTVSCTTNRTAAGGTSSTATCSGRATRTWIACSPSRTAPASATANVPS; this is translated from the coding sequence ATGAGTGAGAAAATCGAGGAACGACGGGCGGAACAGACATCGAAGATAGGCGCGTCACGGCGTGAGTTTCTGCAGGCGACCGGAGTCGCGACGTTCGCCGCTGCGACGGCGGCGAACGGCGCAATCGGGATCGCGGCGGCGGATTCGTCGCTTGGTCCGGAGACGGCATCCGGCCCCGGACGAGTCGGAAATTTGGCCGATTACATCGCGGACCCCGGGTTGTTCGAACAGGGGACCGAACCGACACACGCCACCGCGGCGGTGCCGTTCGGGTCGGTCCGTGCAGCGATGGACGCCGACGAACCGTTCACGAAACTCGAAGAGCGGTTCGCCGAATCCGAGTACGTCGAACTACTGGACGGAAAGTGGGATTTCAGGTTTTACACGCATCCGGCGAGTAGGCCGGAGAGCTACGACGGCGTGACGGACTGGGAGAAAGTCGACGTACCTGGTTGCTGGCAGACGCAGGGGTACGACCAACTCATCTACCTGAACAACTCCATCACGTGGGAGGGCTACGACCCCGCACTCGACGGCAACCTCGATCCGCGATACGACATCGAGATTCCCGATACCAACCCGACCGGAACGTATCGACGGTCGGTTTCCGTGCCGTCGAACTGGGATGGCCGCGAGGTGTTCCTGCACTTCGCGGCGGTGAAACAGGCCTACTTCGTCTGGGTGGACGACCAGTACGTCGGTTTCCATGAAGGGTCGATGACGCCGGGCGAGTTCGACATCACCGAACACGTTTCGGCGGGAAGCGACCACACCGTGACCGTCCAAGCCTACCGGTTCTCGGACGGCGAGGCGATGGAGACCAACGACATGTTCCGGTTCTCCGGCATCCATCGGAGCGTCTACCTCTTCGCCACCCCGAAAGTGCACGTCCGGGACTTCTACGTCCGCTCCGGACTCGACGACGAGTACGAGGACGGACACCTCCGAATCGACGCCGAGATTGCGAACTACGACGAGGACCCGGCGGGACGATACGCCGTCAGGGCGCACCTCTTCGACCCCGACGGGCGGCGTGTCAAATCGCTTTGGGACGGCGTTCGCGTCGATTCGGACGGCGGGACGGTAACGCTCGAAACGGACGTCGGAAAACCCGAACAGTGGTCGGCCGAACACCCGAATCTCTACACGGTCGGGCTCGAACTCGTTCGCCACGGTCGGACGACCGAGGCGATGACCGACAAGATCGGATTCAGAACGTACGAAACCACGCGCGGAAAGTCCGGCGCGCAGGTGCTCGTCAACGGTAGGCCGGTCAACATTCGAGGTGTCAACCGGCCCGAGGGCGACCCGAAAACCGGACGTGCGGTGCGACTGGAGACGCTGAAGACAGACCTGACGTTGATGAAACGGAACAACATCGACGCCATCAGGAATTCCCACTACCCGAACGACCCGACGTTCTACCGACTCGCCGACGAGTACGGTATCTACGTCGCCGACGAGGTGGACGTCGAAACGCACTGGTGGCAGGGCTTGGCGGCGAACACCGAGGCCTACCACGACGCGATGGTCGAGCGCTTCCGACGGATGGTGCTCCGGGACCGCAACCACGCGTCTATCTTCGCGTGGTCCACCGGAAACGAGGCCGGAACGGGGAACGAACACCTCAACATGGCCGCGCTCGCCATGGATTCCAAGGAGTACCTCCCCGAGGACACCAGCGACGTCGCTGGCGTCAGCGCGTCGAATCCTACGACGGCCCGGTGTACGGACTCGCGCCCGACCGTCTCATGTACCACCAACCGAACGGCGGCGGGTGGAACGTCGAGTACAGCGACATGCTCGGGCCGCGCTACCCGGACGTGGATAGCCTGCTCTCCGTCGCGGACGGCACCAGCATCGGCGACGGCAAACGTCCCGTCGTGA
- a CDS encoding DUF4149 domain-containing protein — protein sequence MTLLETVVVLVVDVTLGVWLGGTVFFSFIGAPTTFDVLGDGAEDVVTTLFSRYQTFGTILGFTAINLVVFAQSEAMLDSTSSLFISPLLLVALFVTIYAQIVLVPKMRRADDGFFHYHRRSIFLNSVSMLSLVGGLVCSHF from the coding sequence ATGACACTTCTCGAAACGGTGGTGGTGTTGGTCGTGGATGTCACCCTCGGGGTTTGGCTCGGGGGGACGGTCTTCTTCTCGTTCATCGGCGCGCCGACGACGTTCGACGTGCTCGGCGACGGTGCCGAAGACGTCGTTACCACCCTGTTTTCGAGATACCAAACCTTCGGTACGATACTCGGTTTTACCGCCATCAACCTAGTCGTATTCGCACAGAGCGAGGCGATGCTCGATTCGACGTCCTCGTTGTTTATCTCCCCCCTCTTGCTCGTGGCGCTGTTCGTGACCATCTACGCACAGATAGTCCTCGTTCCGAAGATGAGACGCGCCGACGACGGATTTTTCCACTACCACCGGCGGTCGATTTTCCTGAACAGTGTGAGTATGCTCTCGCTCGTTGGCGGACTCGTCTGCTCGCACTTTTGA
- a CDS encoding DUF123 domain-containing protein — translation MKGTYTLLVELKDATKIEFGAKGTRKLDSGWYAYTGSAFGQGGFSRIARHGRVASGENDARHWHIDYLLGHDGSALVDDVRTEGEDVECAVARELGEEVELVSGIGASDCDCDTHLHFSPDRERFETVIRRAHE, via the coding sequence ATGAAAGGAACCTACACGCTGTTGGTCGAACTCAAGGACGCAACGAAAATCGAATTCGGCGCGAAAGGCACACGGAAACTCGATTCGGGATGGTACGCCTACACGGGAAGCGCCTTCGGACAGGGTGGCTTCTCGCGTATCGCTCGTCACGGGCGGGTAGCGTCGGGCGAAAACGACGCTCGCCATTGGCACATCGATTATTTGCTCGGGCACGATGGGTCGGCATTGGTGGATGACGTTCGGACAGAGGGCGAGGACGTGGAGTGTGCAGTTGCGAGGGAATTAGGTGAGGAGGTCGAACTAGTTTCGGGAATCGGAGCTTCGGATTGTGACTGTGATACGCATCTTCATTTTTCACCCGATAGGGAGCGGTTTGAAACCGTGATTCGGCGAGCGCACGAGTGA
- a CDS encoding YbaK/EbsC family protein, whose amino-acid sequence MHQRAKEFETRAEERYGFDVDVHEFPEGTKTAEDAADAIGCDVAQIASSLVFRADGDLVIAVTSGANRVSEEKLAALLDVPASAVGMADADAIREAVGWSIGGVPPFCHDADAPVYLDETLTDFETVWAAAGTPKAVFPITPEELKTYAEATVADVSE is encoded by the coding sequence ATGCATCAGCGAGCGAAGGAGTTCGAAACGCGCGCCGAGGAACGCTACGGGTTCGACGTGGACGTCCACGAGTTTCCCGAAGGGACGAAAACAGCGGAGGACGCCGCCGACGCAATCGGTTGTGACGTCGCACAGATCGCCAGCAGCCTCGTCTTTCGTGCCGATGGTGATCTCGTCATCGCCGTGACCAGCGGTGCGAACCGCGTGAGCGAGGAGAAGTTGGCCGCGTTGCTCGACGTCCCCGCGTCGGCGGTCGGGATGGCCGACGCCGACGCGATACGGGAGGCGGTTGGCTGGTCCATCGGCGGCGTTCCGCCGTTCTGCCACGACGCCGACGCCCCCGTCTATCTGGACGAGACCCTGACCGACTTCGAAACCGTTTGGGCCGCCGCAGGGACGCCGAAAGCCGTCTTTCCGATCACGCCGGAGGAACTGAAAACGTATGCCGAGGCGACGGTCGCCGACGTGAGCGAGTAG
- a CDS encoding FAD-dependent monooxygenase codes for MSDADAEEPDDSTTTEETSVVVVGAGPGGCVLSYLLARSGVEVVLLERHADLDREFRGYLFQPLTVKLFAEMGVLDDVLALDHDEVQRPEITVFERSYEFVDLSRLPKPYDYGLLMEQPALLRLLIDRADEFENFEFRHSTGVTDLVREGGQVVGVTATDREHDEDLEFRSRLVVGADGRFSTVRKAAGLDPGLFDSNIELLWFKLPAEAVDTAAQGRIDRNGILLYFGLGSENAQAGWFIEKGTYPNIRKRGIDAFRRKIATVDPTIARYLESFDQCSLLHIEPGLTERWVDDGLLLLGDAAHVASPVGGQGNGLAIQDAAVAHSTLVHALEADDSPIPAERLRRFESIRRPAIEEVLSLQRRGERAISWYVRHADSVPPWLEKPFARVAFAVAPQTPLVRKAWKTFALGPKPVSVDTTLFRS; via the coding sequence ATGTCCGACGCCGACGCCGAAGAGCCAGACGATTCCACCACGACCGAGGAAACGAGCGTCGTGGTCGTCGGTGCCGGACCGGGCGGATGTGTGTTGAGCTATCTGCTCGCCAGAAGCGGCGTCGAGGTGGTTCTGCTGGAGCGCCACGCGGACCTCGACCGCGAGTTTCGGGGATATCTCTTCCAACCGCTCACGGTGAAGTTGTTCGCGGAGATGGGCGTGTTGGACGACGTGCTGGCGCTCGACCACGACGAGGTGCAACGGCCGGAGATAACCGTCTTCGAGCGGTCATACGAGTTCGTGGACCTCTCGCGTCTGCCGAAGCCGTACGACTACGGCCTGCTGATGGAGCAACCGGCGTTGCTTCGCCTGCTCATCGACCGGGCCGACGAGTTCGAGAACTTCGAATTTCGCCACTCGACCGGCGTCACCGACCTCGTTCGTGAGGGCGGGCAGGTAGTCGGCGTGACGGCGACCGACCGCGAGCACGACGAAGACCTGGAATTCAGAAGCCGACTCGTCGTCGGCGCGGACGGTCGGTTCTCGACGGTTCGGAAGGCGGCGGGACTCGACCCCGGCCTGTTCGACTCGAATATCGAGTTACTGTGGTTCAAGCTTCCGGCGGAGGCCGTGGACACCGCCGCACAGGGGAGAATCGACCGAAACGGGATTCTGCTCTACTTCGGACTGGGGTCCGAGAACGCACAGGCCGGGTGGTTCATCGAGAAGGGGACGTACCCGAACATCAGAAAGCGGGGCATCGATGCCTTTCGGCGAAAGATCGCGACGGTGGACCCGACCATCGCCCGATATTTGGAGAGCTTCGACCAATGCTCGCTCCTGCACATCGAACCCGGCCTCACCGAGAGATGGGTCGATGACGGTCTCCTCCTGCTCGGCGACGCGGCGCACGTCGCGTCGCCGGTCGGCGGACAGGGGAACGGACTCGCGATTCAGGACGCCGCCGTGGCTCATTCGACGCTCGTCCACGCGCTCGAAGCGGACGACTCGCCGATACCGGCCGAGCGACTCCGTCGGTTCGAGTCGATTCGACGGCCCGCGATAGAGGAGGTGCTCTCCCTCCAACGACGCGGCGAGCGGGCCATCTCGTGGTACGTCCGGCACGCCGATTCCGTTCCGCCGTGGCTGGAAAAACCGTTCGCGCGGGTGGCGTTTGCGGTCGCACCGCAAACGCCGCTCGTCCGGAAAGCGTGGAAGACGTTCGCGCTCGGCCCGAAACCCGTCTCCGTCGATACGACGCTGTTCCGGTCGTAG